A region from the Hyalangium gracile genome encodes:
- a CDS encoding 5'-3' exonuclease yields the protein MRLHLVDGTYELYRAHFSPRPGHSAPDGQDVKATVGVMSSVLALLHDKAEAVTHLAVAFDNPIRSFRNDLFAGYKSDEGVPPELHAQFDLVEEAVRALGVTVWSMKDHEADDALATAAARWAGKVEQVRLLTPDKDLGQCVRGKKVVQVDRRQEKELDEDAVRAKLGVPPASIPDLLALVGDTADGIPGLPGFGEKGASALLTAYAHLEAIPEDPSKWTVRPRGADKLAATLREHREEALLYRKLATVATDAPLTESLKDLEWAGVPRAAFEAFCDRLGVTTLKSRPKRWAGAQAI from the coding sequence ATGCGCCTGCACCTCGTCGACGGGACCTATGAGCTGTACCGCGCCCACTTCTCGCCTCGTCCGGGCCACTCCGCTCCGGACGGGCAGGACGTGAAGGCCACCGTGGGCGTCATGTCCTCGGTGCTCGCGCTGCTGCACGACAAGGCCGAGGCCGTCACCCACCTGGCCGTCGCCTTCGACAACCCCATCCGCTCGTTCCGCAACGACCTGTTCGCCGGCTACAAGTCCGACGAGGGCGTCCCCCCCGAGCTGCATGCGCAGTTCGACCTGGTCGAGGAGGCCGTGCGCGCCCTCGGCGTCACCGTCTGGTCCATGAAGGACCATGAGGCCGACGACGCGCTCGCCACCGCCGCGGCGCGCTGGGCCGGCAAGGTGGAGCAGGTCCGTCTGCTCACCCCGGACAAGGACCTGGGCCAGTGCGTGCGCGGCAAGAAGGTGGTCCAGGTGGACCGTCGCCAGGAGAAGGAGCTGGACGAAGACGCCGTTCGCGCCAAGCTCGGTGTTCCTCCCGCCAGCATCCCGGACCTGCTCGCGCTCGTGGGAGACACGGCGGACGGCATCCCCGGCCTGCCCGGCTTCGGCGAGAAGGGCGCCTCCGCGCTGCTCACCGCCTACGCTCACCTGGAGGCCATCCCCGAGGACCCCTCCAAGTGGACCGTGCGCCCGCGCGGCGCCGACAAGCTGGCCGCCACCCTGCGCGAGCACCGCGAGGAGGCCCTCCTCTACCGCAAGCTCGCCACCGTCGCGACGGATGCGCCGCTCACGGAGTCCCTGAAGGACCTCGAGTGGGCCGGTGTCCCTCGTGCCGCCTTCGAGGCCTTCTGTGACAGGCTGGGCGTGACGACCCTCAAGTCCCGCCCCAAGAGATGGGCCGGCGCCCAGGCAATCTGA
- the lspA gene encoding signal peptidase II, with the protein MNPRWYRLMLVSLVLAGTVGCDQATKQLAISQLRDEPAQSFLGGVLRLVFAENVGAFLSLGGSFPRPVRFWLFTVVVGLVLLATLVYLLTSRRVGRLSVVALALVVGGGASNWFDRVVNDGRVVDFIILGIGPVRTGVFNVADVAIMVGVGLMLLAARREKDPGEHPGTAGPGSSPA; encoded by the coding sequence ATGAATCCACGTTGGTATCGACTGATGCTGGTGTCGCTGGTCCTCGCGGGCACGGTGGGGTGCGATCAGGCCACCAAGCAGCTGGCCATCTCGCAACTGCGCGATGAGCCCGCCCAGTCCTTCCTGGGAGGAGTCCTGCGGCTCGTCTTCGCCGAGAATGTCGGCGCGTTCCTGAGCCTCGGCGGCAGCTTCCCCCGCCCGGTGCGCTTCTGGCTGTTCACGGTGGTGGTGGGGCTGGTGCTCCTGGCGACCCTGGTCTACCTGCTGACGAGCCGCCGGGTCGGGCGTCTCTCCGTCGTGGCGCTGGCGCTCGTCGTGGGCGGTGGAGCGAGCAACTGGTTCGACCGCGTGGTGAACGACGGGCGCGTCGTGGACTTCATCATCCTGGGCATCGGCCCGGTGCGCACGGGCGTCTTCAACGTGGCGGATGTGGCCATCATGGTCGGCGTGGGACTGATGCTGCTGGCCGCGCGTAGAGAGAAGGACCCTGGAGAGCACCCGGGAACGGCGGGTCCCGGAAGCTCCCCGGCCTGA
- a CDS encoding DUF4398 domain-containing protein: MRKMILAAALALVATGCGAKRITADPPTERLAESQTTIRAAEQVGAARVPEAATYLGFAQQQVAAAQQLMSEGRYEAADLQLQQAAADAQLAFALARAVPLENEARRLLEQVEALRSSNPR, from the coding sequence ATGCGGAAGATGATCCTCGCCGCGGCCCTGGCGCTGGTGGCCACCGGGTGCGGCGCGAAGCGAATCACCGCGGATCCGCCCACGGAGCGGCTGGCTGAGTCCCAGACCACCATCCGCGCCGCGGAGCAGGTCGGCGCCGCGCGCGTCCCCGAGGCCGCGACGTACCTGGGCTTCGCCCAGCAGCAGGTGGCGGCGGCACAGCAGCTGATGTCCGAGGGCCGGTACGAAGCCGCCGACCTCCAGCTCCAGCAGGCGGCGGCGGACGCGCAGCTCGCGTTCGCCCTGGCTCGCGCGGTGCCCCTGGAGAACGAGGCGCGGCGGCTGTTGGAGCAGGTGGAGGCGCTGCGCAGCAGCAACCCTCGGTAG
- a CDS encoding OmpA family protein, translating to MHRWKQRVWSWAGIAALMTGCVVHAPPPRELIDARAAYEHASTNPTVQQESSRDLKEAWQALLEAEREYDRDNKSARARSLAYVALRKAQIAEAHASLVVAERQRAVAAQALAETREAQRRQAMAELNAAQQQLAEARRMRDEAARLAEARRLQAETAQLQAEARRQQEQMEQLSLQEQQRREAEAQAQRLAEAQAQAEAERLAREEAERRAAEQLEAERQARAEAERRASEALAGLERAGEVGVREDARGTVLTLSGSVLFASGQADLLPSARNRLTEVAQALKQADNRLTIEGHTDAQGPDHYNEELSLRRAEQVRDFLISQGVSPDRVTVRGLGEYRPVASNATAEGRANNRRVEIVLQRTPTGEDDRTGVGGSGQRNEVR from the coding sequence ATGCACCGGTGGAAGCAACGCGTGTGGAGCTGGGCGGGGATCGCCGCCCTGATGACAGGGTGTGTCGTGCATGCCCCGCCGCCCAGGGAGCTCATCGATGCCCGTGCCGCGTACGAGCACGCCTCGACGAACCCCACGGTGCAGCAGGAGAGCTCGCGGGACTTGAAGGAGGCCTGGCAGGCCCTGCTCGAGGCCGAGCGCGAGTACGACCGGGACAACAAGTCGGCCCGCGCGCGCTCGCTGGCGTACGTGGCGCTGCGCAAGGCGCAGATCGCCGAGGCGCACGCGAGCCTCGTGGTGGCCGAGCGGCAGCGGGCCGTGGCCGCCCAGGCGCTGGCCGAGACGCGCGAGGCCCAGCGGCGGCAGGCGATGGCGGAGCTGAACGCGGCGCAGCAGCAGCTCGCCGAGGCCCGGCGCATGAGGGACGAGGCGGCGCGGCTGGCTGAAGCGCGGCGGCTCCAGGCGGAGACAGCCCAGCTCCAGGCCGAGGCCCGCCGCCAGCAGGAGCAGATGGAGCAGCTGTCGCTGCAGGAGCAGCAGCGGCGCGAGGCGGAGGCCCAGGCCCAGCGGCTGGCCGAGGCGCAGGCCCAGGCCGAGGCGGAGCGCCTGGCGCGCGAGGAGGCCGAGCGTCGAGCCGCCGAGCAGCTCGAGGCGGAGCGGCAGGCCCGCGCGGAGGCGGAGCGCCGGGCCAGCGAGGCCCTCGCCGGGCTGGAGCGGGCCGGAGAGGTGGGCGTGCGAGAGGACGCGCGAGGCACGGTGCTGACGCTCTCGGGCAGCGTGCTCTTCGCCTCCGGGCAGGCGGACCTGCTGCCCTCCGCGCGCAACCGGCTCACCGAGGTGGCCCAGGCGCTGAAGCAGGCCGACAACCGGCTCACCATCGAGGGCCACACGGACGCGCAGGGGCCGGACCACTACAACGAGGAGCTCTCGCTGCGGCGGGCGGAGCAGGTGCGTGACTTCCTCATCTCCCAAGGCGTCTCGCCGGACCGCGTCACGGTGCGCGGCCTGGGTGAGTACCGCCCCGTGGCCAGCAACGCCACGGCCGAGGGCCGCGCGAACAACCGCCGCGTGGAGATCGTCCTCCAGCGCACGCCCACGGGCGAGGACGACCGCACGGGAGTCGGCGGCAGCGGCCAGAGGAACGAAGTCCGCTGA
- a CDS encoding GNAT family N-acetyltransferase has protein sequence MSSDPTPVLLTTDRLHLAMLPPDAAGRVLAYHQVNEEHLGPVSPARPPTFFTLMYWRTRLAQDREDFRHDLGLRLFVLPREQPLVTAPVIGTVSFTNIRRGPLQACELGYGLDFRHQGKGLMTEALRTACIYAFSAMGLHRIQANHLPENLRSAAVLRRLGFVVEGYARDFLLINGQWRDHVLTSLVAPREPAEPVKP, from the coding sequence ATGTCGTCCGACCCTACTCCCGTCCTGTTGACCACAGACCGGCTACATCTGGCGATGCTGCCCCCGGATGCCGCCGGGCGCGTGCTCGCCTACCACCAGGTCAACGAGGAGCACCTCGGCCCCGTGTCCCCGGCGCGCCCACCCACCTTCTTCACGCTGATGTACTGGAGGACGCGGCTGGCGCAGGACCGGGAGGACTTCCGGCATGACCTGGGGCTGCGCCTCTTCGTGCTGCCGCGCGAGCAGCCGCTGGTCACCGCGCCGGTGATCGGCACGGTGAGCTTCACCAACATCCGCCGAGGCCCGCTGCAGGCGTGCGAGCTGGGCTACGGGCTGGACTTCCGCCACCAGGGCAAGGGGCTGATGACCGAGGCGCTGCGAACGGCCTGCATCTACGCCTTCAGCGCCATGGGGCTGCACCGCATCCAGGCCAACCACCTGCCGGAGAACCTGCGCAGCGCGGCGGTGCTGCGCCGGCTGGGCTTCGTGGTGGAGGGCTACGCGCGCGACTTCCTGCTCATCAACGGGCAGTGGAGGGACCATGTCCTCACCTCGCTCGTCGCGCCCAGGGAGCCCGCCGAGCCCGTGAAGCCCTGA